From a single Spongiibacter taiwanensis genomic region:
- a CDS encoding pseudouridine synthase, which translates to MTEANTEGTGSAQETASPDTLDILYHDRDLVAINKPAGLLVHRSPIDRHETRFALQLLRDQLGQRVYPLHRLDKPTSGVLLFALSKTVAQQVSLQFQANQSANESAVRKTYLAVVRGYCPRSGRIDHALQEEDRPPGSQPVAAQTAITDYECLAQTELPVMIETYPSSRYSLVRLRPLTGRRHQLRRHMKHISHPIIGDAKHGRGRHNRYFASQLDCPRLLLHAESLTISHPETDTPLTIRAPLDVLYSALLARFDWNDSLAR; encoded by the coding sequence ATGACGGAGGCCAATACTGAAGGCACTGGGTCGGCGCAAGAAACGGCATCGCCAGATACACTCGACATTCTCTACCACGACCGTGACCTGGTGGCCATTAACAAACCTGCGGGCCTGCTAGTACACCGAAGCCCGATCGACCGGCACGAGACCCGATTTGCGCTGCAGCTGCTACGGGACCAATTAGGTCAGCGGGTTTACCCGCTACACCGGCTCGACAAACCCACCTCCGGCGTCCTGCTATTTGCCCTGTCCAAAACCGTCGCCCAGCAAGTCAGCCTGCAATTTCAGGCCAATCAGAGTGCGAATGAGAGTGCTGTGCGCAAGACCTATTTGGCGGTGGTCCGCGGTTACTGCCCACGCAGCGGCAGGATAGACCATGCCTTACAGGAGGAAGATCGTCCGCCGGGCAGCCAGCCAGTGGCTGCCCAAACAGCGATAACCGACTATGAGTGCCTGGCACAAACCGAACTACCCGTGATGATCGAAACCTACCCCAGCTCACGCTACTCGTTGGTTCGGCTGCGGCCGCTCACGGGCCGACGCCATCAGCTGCGCCGACATATGAAACATATTTCCCACCCCATCATTGGCGATGCCAAACACGGCCGCGGGCGACACAATCGCTATTTTGCCAGTCAATTGGACTGCCCGCGCCTGTTACTCCACGCCGAAAGCCTCACCATCAGCCACCCAGAGACCGATACCCCGCTGACCATCCGTGCCCCCTTGGATGTGCTCTACTCCGCGCTGCTGGCGCGATTTGACTGGAACGACAGCCTCGCGCGTTAG
- a CDS encoding YtfJ family protein — protein MAFRFLPTVLFLLLIASPSYAFNIGDTLPVTQVPEPGELILQDNAVVYRPWNSEQITAGSPALIFHMAARLSSEQIIAPLKAALEAADFAEGSFQSVSVVNLNDALWGTRGLVLSKLGENKREHPEASLIADKTGAVRQDWQLSGEGVAVILVSAEGNISYFQEGGISEQEVTAIMSALNTEIERSTGSSAAE, from the coding sequence ATGGCCTTTCGATTTCTGCCGACCGTCCTCTTCCTACTGCTGATTGCCTCTCCGAGCTATGCCTTCAACATTGGCGACACCCTGCCAGTCACCCAGGTCCCCGAGCCCGGCGAGCTTATTCTGCAGGACAATGCGGTGGTGTACCGGCCCTGGAACAGCGAGCAAATCACTGCTGGCAGTCCGGCGTTGATCTTCCACATGGCAGCCCGGCTGTCGTCCGAGCAAATCATCGCCCCCCTGAAAGCGGCGCTGGAAGCGGCCGATTTTGCCGAGGGAAGTTTCCAATCGGTCAGTGTGGTCAATCTCAACGACGCGCTGTGGGGCACGCGGGGGTTGGTGCTGTCAAAACTGGGCGAAAATAAACGCGAACACCCCGAGGCCAGCTTAATTGCAGATAAGACCGGTGCGGTGCGTCAGGATTGGCAACTCTCTGGGGAAGGCGTGGCAGTCATTCTGGTCAGTGCTGAGGGCAACATTAGCTACTTCCAGGAAGGGGGCATTAGCGAGCAGGAGGTGACGGCCATCATGTCGGCGCTCAACACCGAAATCGAGCGCAGTACTGGGTCTTCTGCCGCAGAATGA